One window of the Eschrichtius robustus isolate mEscRob2 chromosome 13, mEscRob2.pri, whole genome shotgun sequence genome contains the following:
- the BHLHE41 gene encoding class E basic helix-loop-helix protein 41, producing MDEGIPHLQERQLLEHRDFIGLDYPSLYMCKPKRSMKRDDSKDTYKLPHRLIEKKRRDRINECIAQLKDLLPEHLKLTTLGHLEKAVVLELTLKHLKALTALTEQQHQKIIALQNGERSLKSPIQSDLDAFHSGFQTCAKEVLQYLARFESWTPREPRCVQLINHLHAVATQFLPTPQLLTQQVPLSKGTGVPSAAAPAGSGAAPCVERAGQKLEPLAHCVPVIQRTQPSAELAAENDTDTDSGYGGEAEARPDREKGKGAGASRVTIKQEPPGEDSPAPKRMKLDSRSGGGLGGGAAAAAAALLGPDPAAPAALLRPDAALLSSLVAFGGGGGAPFAQPAAAAAPFCLPFYFLSPSAAAAYVQPFLDKSGLEKYLYPAAAAAPFPLLYPGIPAPAAAAAAAAAAAAAAAFPCLSSVLSPPPEKAAAAAAAATLLPHEVAPPGALHPPPPHGRTHLPFASRCEPGNPESSAQEDRSQAGKETP from the exons ATGGACGAAGGAATTCCTCATTTGCAAGAGAGACAGTTACTGGAACATAGAGATTTTATAGG ACTGGATTATCCCTCTTTGTATATGTGTAAACCCAAAAGGAGCATGAAGCGAGACGATAGCAAG GATACCTACAAATTACCGCACAgattaatagaaaagaaaagaagagaccgAATTAATGAATGCATCGCTCAGCTGAAAGACTTACTGCCTGAACATCTAAAGTTGACA ACTCTGGGGCACCTGGAGAAAGCGGTGGTCTTGGAATTAACTTTGAAACACTTAAAAGCTTTAACAGCCTTAACAGAGCAGCAGCATCAgaagataattgctttacagaaTG GGGAGCGATCTCTGAAATCGCCCATTCAGTCCGACTTGGATGCGTTCCATTCGGGATTTCAAACATGCGCCAAAGAAGTCTTGCAATACCTCGCCCGGTTTGAGAGCTGGACGCCCAGGGAGCCGCGGTGTGTCCAGCTGATAAACCACTTGCACGCCGTGGCCACCCAGTTTTTGCCCACCCCCCAGCTGTTGACTCAACAGGTTCCTCTGAGCAAAGGCACCGGCGTGCCCtcggccgccgcccccgccgggTCCGGGGCCGCCCCCTGCGTGGAGCGCGCCGGGCAGAAGCTGGAGCCCCTCGCCCACTGCGTGCCGGTCATCCAGCGGACTCAGCCCAGCGCCGAGCTCGCCGCCGAGAACGACACGGACACCGACAGCGGCTACGGCGGCGAGGCCGAGGCCCGGCCGGACCGCGAGAAGGGCAAAGGCGCGGGGGCGAGCCGCGTCACCATCAAGCAGGAGCCTCCCGGGGAGGACTCGCCGGCGCCCAAGAGAATGAAGCTGGATTCCCGCAGCGGCGGCGGCCTGGGGggcggcgcggcggcggcggcggccgcgctCCTGGGGCCCGACCCGGCCGCCCCGGCCGCGCTGCTGAGACCCGACGCTGCCCTGCTCAGCTCGCTGGTGGCGTTCGGCGGAGGCGGGGGCGCGCCCTTCGCGCAGCCTGCGGCCGCCGCGGCCCCCTTCTGCCTGCCCTTCTACTTCCTCTCGCCTTCGGCGGCCGCCGCCTACGTGCAGCCCTTCCTGGACAAGAGCGGCCTGGAGAAGTACCTGTACCCGGCGGCGGCCGCCGCCCCGTTCCCACTGCTGTACCCCGGCATCCCCgccccggccgccgccgccgccgccgccgctgccgccgccgccgccgccgccttccCCTGCCTGTCCTCCGTGTTGTCGCCCCCTCCCGAGAAGgcggcagccgccgccgccgccgcgaccCTCCTGCCGCACGAGGTGGCGCCCCCTGGGGCgctgcaccccccacccccgcacggCCGCACCCACCTGCCCTTCGCCAGCCGCTGCGAGCCGGGGAACCCGGAGAGCTCCGCTCAGGAAGATCGCTCGCAGGCAGGAAAGGAAACCCCCTGA